GTGTTTAGCACGTCAGGACGATACTTTGCGCGGCCACACCCAAACCATAGGTCAACGTTTGGTATCCGATTTTGATGCGCTGATGGGGTTGCCCGTGGCGGAATATGAAGCCTGCGACCATGTCAACACACGGGCCACTTCGATCTCGATGGTGCGCTATCGCAGCAATGACTACTCGGTGCCGGTGGCTTATGCACACCACGATGTTCATGTGCGTGGGTTTGTACATGAGGTTATCATCGGCTGCGGTAACGAGATCGTTGCACGGCACAAACGATCCTACCTATCCGCGGATATGATCTTTGACCCGCTCCACTTCCTGCCCTTGATTGAGCAGAAGGTGGGGGCTTTGGATCAGGCAGCCCCTTTGCAGGGCTGGAATCTACCGGATGCCTTCGCCACCCTGCACCGACTGCTCGAAGCCAGAATGGGCAAACCGGGCAAGCGAGAATACGTTCAAGTTCTGCGCCTTTTGGAAACATTCGAGATGGACGTTGTGCAAGGCGCAATCCAGCATGCCATTGATCTGGGCGCTATTGGCTATGATGCCGTAAAACACCTTGTGCTATGCCGTATTGAGAAGCGGCCACCGCGATTGGATTTGGACTTCTACCCGTATTTGCCTAAGGCCAATGTCGGCACGACACGCCCATCCAGTTACATGAGCCTGCTGGGAGCCACGGCATGACAGATGCTCCCCAAATCCTTCTGCACCACCACCTCAAGAAGTTGCGCTTGCCAACGTTCCAAGGAGAGTACGCAAAACAAGCCCAAATCTGTGCTGCTGAGAATAAGGACCACATCCAATATCTGGCGCGTCTGTGCGAGATGGAGTTAATTGACCGCGAACGGCGGATGATCGAAAGGCGGATCAAAGCGGCGAAGTTCCCCAGCACCAAAAGCCTGGATAGTTTTGACTTCAAGATCATGCCCAGCTTGAACAAGCCACTGACGATGGACTTGGCTCGATGTGACTACGTGGATCGCAGAGAAAACATTATTGCCCTCGGCCCATCGGGAACGGGCAAGACCCACATAGCTTTAGGACTTGGATTAGCCGCGTGCCAAAGAGGGTTGAAAGTACGGTTCACGACGGCGGCAGCCTTGGTTCATGATCTGATAGAAGCCCAAGATGAGCTCCGATTGCAGCGCATGCAAAAGCAACTGACGAGCCAGAATCTGTTGATCATTGATGAATTAGGCTTCGTTCCTCTGAGTAAATCCGGCGCAGAATTGCTCTTTGAGGTGATCTCGCAGTGCTACGAACGTGGTTCCATCATCATAACCTCAAACCTGCCCTTTGATGAATGGACCGAAGTCTTTGGCTCAGAGCGGCTCACGGGAGCCTTGCTGGATCGTTTGACACATCACGTCCACATCCTTGAGATGAACGGCGAAAGCTATAGGCTCAAACACAGTCGTAAGAACCGCCAGTAGTCAAAACACATCAAGATCAGAACAATGTTGGCCCATGGGCCAACATGCGCTTTGGCACGCGTTAGCTATTTGGGGGCACGCGCACCAAAGCGCAGAACATCCGAGAACTCAGTGGACCAATTTTACGCCGCGATCTGGTCCCTTTTTACTCTGCGATTGACAGCGGCATTCACGGTGTAGACAAAACCATTCAATAAATGCTCGCGTTAGTGGGGACAGTTTGCCAAAGGTGGCGCGCGCGACTCTGCCGTTTTTCTTATTACTGTGCCTTGCAGAGGCAATACACTACGTTTTTTCGGAAATTGTGCTTTGGTTGCCAGAACGCATTTATGGATAGCTGCTGCCTTGTCCCGCCAAGATGTTTCGAAGCTTGACCTTTGGGTTGACCGCGGTGAATGTCCGGTTTTCGCGGCGGGCTCAACTGATCGACGCAACACACTGTGCGAACTTCTCTGCGGGCGTTTGGTATTGCAAGGTCTTTCGAGGCCGTTCGTTTAACTGTCTGGCGATAGCACTAAGTTTTGCTTGGGAATGAGCAGATAAATCAGTTCCACGGGGTAGATACTGCCGAAGCAACCGGTTGGTGTTTTCGTTTGATCCTCGTTGCCAGGGCGATTGTGGGTCGCAAAAATAGACATCGACATCGGTTGCCATGGTCAGGCGCGTGTAATCTGCCAGTTCCTTCCCACGATCCCATGTCAGAGATTTGTAAAGTTCGCGTGGCAACCTCTGAGCCGATTTGATCAGCCCAGAGACGACACTTTCGGTGTCCTTATTCGCAACCTTTACCAGCATGACATACCGGGAATGGCGTTCGACAAGTGTCGCGATATAGCTGTTCTTTGAGCCTCCGATCAGGTCGCCCTCCCAGTGCCCCGGCACAGCCCGATCCTCGACGGATGCTGGTCTTTCGCTGATCGACACTGCATCCTTGATCTGGCCGAGACCATTGCGTTTGAGGCTGGCATGCTTGGAGCGGCGTATCGTGCGCTTGGCTCTCAAATGCTCGAGAAGTTCCTTCTTTAAAACCCCACGCGCCTGTATATAAAGGCTTCGATAGATCGTCTCGTGTGACACCTGTTTCTGCACCTCTCCCGGGAATGCACGCTTCAGCCAGCCTGCAATCTGTTCGGGCGACCACTTTCGCCGCAGCTTAGCGGATACTGCGCGGCTCAATGCGGGGTGGCAAGCCAGCTTACACATCTTGGGACGCAATGCGCAGTCCCACGCGGCCTGGTCTGACGTCGTCGCACGATATCCAGCAGATCCACCGTTGCGCCGAACCTCGCGGCTGATGGTCGAAGGCGTACGACCCAACTGCCGTGCAATTGCGCGTAAGGAGTGCTTAATGCTGAGCCCCCGCGATATCTCTTCACGTTCACTGAGACTAAGCGCCCGCTTGTCACGTTTCCGATCTGATGGACGGATGCCGCCCGTCGGTGAGATCACGGAAAAGACCGAAGATGATTGCCGGTAAAACACCCGACCAATCGAACTCATCGACTCCCCACGCTGCCAACGGTCCCAGATCTCGGCACGCTGCTCAGCTGAATAATAAATCCTGCGGCGATACTTCATAATCAACACTCCATCTTTTCCTAAAGATTAAAGTGTTGCGTCCACCTGTTGAGAACACCGCCCTTAGTCTTGAATGATACGAACGGCCCTGACCTGTAATGCACCATGACCGAAGATACTGCGGTTAGGCCCGCCATTGCAGCCATTCGATGCGTTCATAAGTCGACGAACCGAAGCCGCCTTCTCGCGGCAAGCAGGTTCAACGATCAAGTCTCGGAGATAATGTATGGTCGCTGCGCCCGAGTCTGCAGCTTTTTTCGGATCAGCATCAGGTGCCTGAACTGCATGACAGGCTGGTTACTCTTTGGCCGCAGCATCGTAGATGGAGCGCGCAGCGTCGATTGTAGCAAGGTTATCCAAGGCCCAATGCCCCAATGCGCGGACGGGTTCGCGGAATGATTGGCCCATGGGCGTAAGATTGTATTCCACCTTTGGCGGGATCGTCGGATGGTAAGTCCGGTTGACCAAACCGTCTCGTTCCAGCTCTTTCAGAGTTAGGCTGAGCATGCGTTGCGAGATGCCCAAATTCCGCTTCAGTTCATTGAAGCGGAGCGTCCCATATTGGGCCAGAGAAATGATGACAAGGACGCTCCAGCGATCACCAACACGCGACAACACTTCGTTGATCCGTTTGCAATCCGGGCATTGCTGTGAGTCTAACATGTCGGTTCCCTTTTTGTGACCGAGGTTCTTTTCTGTGCCTTCTTGCGACTCAGGTAGGTTCTTAATACATCGTCGGTAACAAAAGTATACCGCACTGCCCGAGTGCCCACAATAGGATCGATTTCATGACCAACAATACCCTACTCGAACAATTGAACTGGCGTTATGCGACCAAGAAAATGGACGCGACCAAGTCGGTCCCACAAGACAAGCTCGATGCTATCATCGAAGCGGTTCGCATGGCGCCAACATCAAGTGGAACCCAACCCTTTGAGTTGATTGTCGTGACAAACCCCGAGAAATTGGCCGAAATTCGAAAAGCCGCGGGCGATCAGGCCCAGATCACGGATGGCTCACACCTGTTGGTATTTGCAGCCTGGGATAACTACACGGCTGACCGCATCGACGAGGTCACAGATCTCAATGTCGAAGCACGCGGCGATTTGCCAATGCTGAACGCATATTACGATAATCTGAAAAACAACTATCTGCCGCGCGACACCGAGGTTAATTACGCGCACGCCGCCCGCCAAGCCTATATCGCGTTGGGAGTTGCGCTGGTGGCTGCCGCCGAACAACAAGTCGACAGCACCCCGATGGAAGGTTTTGACCCAAGTAAGGTCGATGAGATTTTGGGGTTATCGGAGCGCGGATTGCGGTCAGTTGTTCTGTTGCCCCTAGGCTACCGTGATCCAACCGGAGATTGGCTGTTGCCAATGAAGAAAGTGCGCAAGTCAGCTGAAACTATGGTTAGCTACGTCGACTAACCAATTAAATCACACCTCAAAATTGCGCCCCCGATCCAAGCAGGTCTCGATGATTGCTTGCTTGGCTCTGAGCAAATTTTATTCAAGAAAGTGAACAAAGATGTCCCTGCCCGAAACATATCTCCAGATGATCTCCACAGTTAGTACTGATGGTGAGCTTCAAATGCGCCTTGCAGCAAAAAAAATGCCAACACCGGGTCCGGATGAAGTCTTGGTACGCATTGAGGCGACCCCTATTAACCCGTCAGATCAAGGCGTGATGTTTGGCTGGTCGTCGATGGACAAGGCAACGTCGACGGGCACAGGCGCCGACACGATCCTAAAAGCCCCGGTGTCAAAACACGGCATGCAAGTGATGAAAGCACGTGTTGGTCAAGATCTGTCCATTGGCAACGAGGGCAGTGGTACTGTTGTTGCTGTCGGTGAGAACGCACAAGGGCTTATGGGCAAACTGGTTGGCCTCATGGGCGGGGAAATGTATGCGCAATACCGGTTAGTCAAGGCGGCGATGTGTTTGCCCCTTGGTCCAGACCATACAGCAAAAGATGGTGCCGCCTGCTTCGTCAATCCACTTACGGCGTCGTCCATGGTAGAAGCCATGCAGCTTGAGGGGCACACCGCGCTTGTCCACACAGCAGCCGCCTCAAACTTGGGCCAAATGTTGAACCGCATCTGTCAAGCTGACGGCGTACAACTGGTGAATATCGTTCGCTCCGAAGCGCAGGAAAAATTGTTGCGCGATATGGGCGCTCAGTATGTCGTTGATAGCTCCAAAGACAGCTTTATGGCTGATTTAACAGATGCCGTACACGAAACCGGCGCTACCTTGGCTTTTGATGCGACTGGTGGCGGACGGCTGGCGTCAGATATCCTAAGCGCAATGGAAGCCGCGGCTGCACGTACACCGGGAGCTTATAGCATCTATGGCTCCGTGAAGCACAAACAAGTCTACCTTTATGGTGGTTTAGACACATCCGAGACGATCCTCACGCGCGGATATGGTATGGCGTGGGGCGTTGGCGGATGGTTGTTGCCCAACTTTCTTGCCCGCGTTGGTCAAGAGGCTGCTGATCGTATGCGCGCGCGCGTTGTGCAGGAATTAACGACAACCTTTGCAAATGACTACTCTGATGAGATTTCGCTTGCCGATGCGCTGCAGTCCGAAGTCGTGGCGCGCTACAATGCCAAAAAGACAGGTGCAAAGTTCCTAATCAATCCGCAGCTTCCGATGTAACGCGATTGCAGGAAAGGTTGCCAATATCCGCTCCGACACTTCAGTGTGTTGGGGCGTGACCTGCGCCCAATTTTCCTTGGGCGGACAAGGTGAGCTTTCGCTGCGACTGCCCCAAGAGCTGTTTAATGTGTGATCCTTGACCACCTCGTCGGCGCGGCAGCGTCAAAACTAACGCATTTGCAGCAATTATCTTGTTGCGAGCGCACGCAGCACAAAAATAAAATTCACAGTGTGGGCTCGGGGCCGCCTCCCGCACCACAACGCAGAGCGGATCTCACCGCGCACCTGCCGCGAGCTCACACTTTCCGCCCTAACAGTCCGTGTCTGGCCACGGCGGTGAGTTCGTCGGCCCAGAACTGACAAAAGTCTTCAATTTTGATACCAATAAGAAATTCAAACGGCGGTTTCCCCCGTCTGAACAAGCGGTAACTTGCTACGGTTTGAAGCCGTTGTTTTTCCAGCAACATCGCGCTCAACCAAACGGCCCAAACTGGCGACCCTGCGCTTTTTAAGCGTCGGTCCGCTGATTTCAGGATCAACCGAAAATATACTGAGTATTAGTTAGATAGGCGAATTAGAGTCTTAATTAAATAACGGAGACTTAATATGAAAACTGTCCTCGCAACGACCGCCGCCATTCTTGCTTTTACTGTTCCTACTAGGGCTGCCAGCG
This Falsihalocynthiibacter arcticus DNA region includes the following protein-coding sequences:
- the istB gene encoding IS21-like element helper ATPase IstB produces the protein MTDAPQILLHHHLKKLRLPTFQGEYAKQAQICAAENKDHIQYLARLCEMELIDRERRMIERRIKAAKFPSTKSLDSFDFKIMPSLNKPLTMDLARCDYVDRRENIIALGPSGTGKTHIALGLGLAACQRGLKVRFTTAAALVHDLIEAQDELRLQRMQKQLTSQNLLIIDELGFVPLSKSGAELLFEVISQCYERGSIIITSNLPFDEWTEVFGSERLTGALLDRLTHHVHILEMNGESYRLKHSRKNRQ
- a CDS encoding IS30 family transposase, with the translated sequence MKYRRRIYYSAEQRAEIWDRWQRGESMSSIGRVFYRQSSSVFSVISPTGGIRPSDRKRDKRALSLSEREEISRGLSIKHSLRAIARQLGRTPSTISREVRRNGGSAGYRATTSDQAAWDCALRPKMCKLACHPALSRAVSAKLRRKWSPEQIAGWLKRAFPGEVQKQVSHETIYRSLYIQARGVLKKELLEHLRAKRTIRRSKHASLKRNGLGQIKDAVSISERPASVEDRAVPGHWEGDLIGGSKNSYIATLVERHSRYVMLVKVANKDTESVVSGLIKSAQRLPRELYKSLTWDRGKELADYTRLTMATDVDVYFCDPQSPWQRGSNENTNRLLRQYLPRGTDLSAHSQAKLSAIARQLNERPRKTLQYQTPAEKFAQCVASIS
- a CDS encoding winged helix-turn-helix transcriptional regulator is translated as MLDSQQCPDCKRINEVLSRVGDRWSVLVIISLAQYGTLRFNELKRNLGISQRMLSLTLKELERDGLVNRTYHPTIPPKVEYNLTPMGQSFREPVRALGHWALDNLATIDAARSIYDAAAKE
- a CDS encoding NAD(P)H-dependent oxidoreductase, with protein sequence MTNNTLLEQLNWRYATKKMDATKSVPQDKLDAIIEAVRMAPTSSGTQPFELIVVTNPEKLAEIRKAAGDQAQITDGSHLLVFAAWDNYTADRIDEVTDLNVEARGDLPMLNAYYDNLKNNYLPRDTEVNYAHAARQAYIALGVALVAAAEQQVDSTPMEGFDPSKVDEILGLSERGLRSVVLLPLGYRDPTGDWLLPMKKVRKSAETMVSYVD
- a CDS encoding zinc-binding dehydrogenase, with amino-acid sequence MRLAAKKMPTPGPDEVLVRIEATPINPSDQGVMFGWSSMDKATSTGTGADTILKAPVSKHGMQVMKARVGQDLSIGNEGSGTVVAVGENAQGLMGKLVGLMGGEMYAQYRLVKAAMCLPLGPDHTAKDGAACFVNPLTASSMVEAMQLEGHTALVHTAAASNLGQMLNRICQADGVQLVNIVRSEAQEKLLRDMGAQYVVDSSKDSFMADLTDAVHETGATLAFDATGGGRLASDILSAMEAAAARTPGAYSIYGSVKHKQVYLYGGLDTSETILTRGYGMAWGVGGWLLPNFLARVGQEAADRMRARVVQELTTTFANDYSDEISLADALQSEVVARYNAKKTGAKFLINPQLPM